In one window of Myxococcales bacterium DNA:
- a CDS encoding NAD(P)/FAD-dependent oxidoreductase, with protein sequence MTSGSTEHYDVVVIGAGVSGMYALHHLREMGLSVRVYDGASDIGGTWWYNRYPGARVDGPGSPFYCYTFSEELMKEWDWAETQSEQSAVLAYLEHVADRFDLRRDIQFETWVQDARYDEAAQRWTVETSTGVRASAQFLICAVGALSTANMPDIPGIHDFAGECYHTGRWPHEPVSFEGKRVAVIGTGSSGIQSIPEIAREAEHVTVLQRTPQYAFPAGNRPITPEEMAEARKDWDAVRAKMYAHQGGFPFDPNPSRSALEDTPEQRNAMYEELWQRGGFGFFLNLYSDIAINEEANASLADFVRGKIREIVRDPATAEKLMPDHFVITKRPILDNGYFKTFNRDNVTLVDLREDPIERFTPTSVVTRTGEHPIDVLVLATGYDAISGSMLRLNPKGRDSMSLKERWQDRFHNYLGITIAGFPNLFMIHGPGSPGVFYNMPLGAERQMDWIGNCLRHLREKELGAIEPTADSEEAWAAEVSAIANATLFPRTNSWWTGANIPGKPRYFSVYLGGALYYQRIGEVRDKDYAGFVFEQAHRAEPVRDSHRVGDR encoded by the coding sequence ATGACGAGCGGATCTACCGAACACTATGACGTGGTGGTCATCGGAGCGGGTGTCAGCGGCATGTACGCCCTGCATCATCTGCGCGAGATGGGCCTTTCGGTGCGGGTGTACGACGGTGCCAGCGACATCGGTGGCACCTGGTGGTACAACCGCTACCCGGGTGCACGGGTCGATGGTCCGGGCAGCCCCTTCTACTGCTACACCTTCTCGGAAGAGCTCATGAAGGAGTGGGACTGGGCCGAGACGCAGTCCGAGCAGTCCGCGGTGCTGGCCTACCTCGAACATGTCGCCGATCGGTTCGACCTCCGCCGCGACATCCAGTTCGAGACCTGGGTGCAAGACGCCCGCTACGACGAAGCGGCGCAGCGCTGGACGGTGGAGACCAGCACCGGCGTGCGTGCCTCCGCCCAGTTCCTGATCTGTGCGGTGGGCGCCCTCTCGACCGCGAACATGCCCGACATCCCGGGGATCCATGACTTCGCGGGCGAGTGCTACCACACCGGTCGCTGGCCTCATGAGCCTGTTTCCTTCGAGGGCAAGCGCGTTGCCGTGATCGGTACGGGCTCGTCGGGGATCCAGTCGATTCCCGAGATTGCCCGCGAAGCCGAACACGTGACGGTCCTGCAGCGCACGCCGCAGTACGCCTTCCCTGCCGGCAACCGTCCCATCACGCCCGAGGAGATGGCGGAAGCGAGAAAGGACTGGGACGCCGTCCGCGCGAAGATGTACGCGCACCAAGGAGGGTTCCCCTTCGACCCCAACCCGTCACGCTCCGCCCTCGAGGACACCCCCGAGCAGCGCAACGCGATGTACGAAGAGCTATGGCAGCGAGGTGGCTTCGGCTTTTTCCTGAACCTCTACAGCGACATCGCGATCAACGAGGAAGCCAACGCGTCCCTGGCCGACTTCGTGCGCGGCAAGATCCGCGAGATCGTGCGCGACCCCGCGACCGCCGAGAAGTTGATGCCCGACCACTTCGTGATCACGAAGCGGCCGATCCTCGACAATGGCTACTTCAAGACCTTCAACCGCGACAACGTGACGTTGGTCGACCTGCGCGAGGATCCCATCGAGCGGTTCACGCCCACCAGCGTGGTGACCCGGACGGGCGAGCACCCCATCGACGTGCTCGTGCTGGCGACCGGCTACGACGCCATCAGCGGCTCGATGCTGCGTCTCAACCCCAAGGGACGCGACAGCATGAGCCTGAAGGAGCGATGGCAGGATCGTTTCCACAACTATCTCGGCATCACGATCGCGGGTTTTCCCAACCTGTTCATGATCCACGGTCCTGGGTCGCCCGGCGTGTTCTACAACATGCCGCTCGGCGCCGAGCGCCAGATGGATTGGATCGGCAACTGCTTGCGCCATCTACGCGAGAAGGAGCTGGGTGCGATCGAGCCTACGGCCGACAGTGAAGAAGCATGGGCTGCCGAAGTCAGCGCGATCGCCAACGCGACTCTCTTCCCCCGTACCAACTCCTGGTGGACAGGCGCGAATATCCCCGGCAAGCCTCGCTACTTCTCCGTGTACTTGGGCGGCGCCCTGTACTACCAGCGCATCGGCGAAGTGAGGGACAAGGACTACGCAGGGTTCGTGTTCGAGCAAGCGCACCGCGCGGAGCCTGTTCGAGACTCCCACCGAGTGG